The following proteins are encoded in a genomic region of Coffea eugenioides isolate CCC68of chromosome 6, Ceug_1.0, whole genome shotgun sequence:
- the LOC113774222 gene encoding uncharacterized protein LOC113774222, with the protein MGVCVTKMEAYDHLKVVGFIKGYNNWIAHGELSNYNEATSNSENTSIGVSNGTNDMQDLVHDVFGIPHGTNELNREGDIPVSEAEKFYKLIDDSQQDLYSGCKNFSKLSFIIRLLHLKCLGKMSNKIFNMLVELLREAFPEAMTNLPSSYYEAEKLMNTLGLGYEKIDACPNDCSLYWGSAEKRTSCETCNELRWVASENDPTGEKRKIPQKVLWHFPLKPRLQRLFMSSKIASQMRWHEEKRTKDGCMRHPADSPAWQTFDHLHPEFAKDCRNVRLGLASDGFNPFNNMSSTHSTWPVVLIPYNLPPWMCMKQPYFMLSLLIPGPSSPGNNIDVYLQPLVKELTELWDFGIQTYDASQKENFQLHAALLWTISDFPGYAMLSGWSTKDSKHKFRKQAQFFDGTEEHGKRPPLQTGDMIVSELGDLQIKFGKLVKGNPKLPFNWKKRSIFFDLPYWKDNVLRHNLDFMHIEKNVCENIWGTLLDIEDKAKDHYNSRRDLREMGIRKELHPIETEPGKVYLPPSSFAMDKKQKTMFCNVLKK; encoded by the exons ATGGGTGTTTGTGTGACAAAAATGGAAGCATATGATCATTTGAAAGTGGTAGGATTTATCAAGGGTTATAATAATTGGATAGCACATGGAGAACTTTCAAACTACAATGAAGCCACATCTAATTCTGAAAATACATCAATTGGGGTTTCAAATGGGACTAATGACATGCAAGACTTGGTCCATGATGTATTTGGGATACCACATGGAACAAATGAATTGAATAGAGAAGGGGACATTCCTGTTTCAGAGGctgaaaaattttacaaattgatTGATGATTCTCAACAGGATTTGTACAGTGGTTGCAAAAATTTCTCGAAATTGTCTTTCATTATTCGTTTGCTTCACCTAAAATGCCTGGGTAAGATGAGTAACAAGATTTTTAATATGCTTGTTGAGCTGTTGAGAGAAGCATTTCCGGAGGCCATGACTAATTTGCCGTCTTCTTACTATGAGGCTGAGAAATTGATGAATACATTGGGGCTGGGTTATGAAAAGATCGATGCATGTCCTAATGATTGTTCTCTTTATTGGGGTAGTGCTGAAAAAAGAACTTCATGCGAAACATGTAACGAGCTTAGGTGGGTTGCTTCAGAAAATGATCCAACtggggaaaaaaggaaaattcctcaaaaagtGTTGTGGCATTTTCCCTTAAAACCTAGATTACAAAGActatttatgtcttctaaaattgcatctcaaatGAGATGGCATGAGGAAAAACGTACAAAAGATGGTTGTATGAGACATCCAGCTGATTCTCCAGCTTGGCAAACTTTTGACCATCTACATCCAGAATTTGCTAAGGATTGTCGAAATGTTAGATTGGGGTTGGCATCTGACGGGTTTAATCCATTCAACAACATGAGTTCTACACACAGTACTTGGCCTGTAGTTTTAATACCATATAACTTACCTCCGTGGATGTGTATGAAGCAACCGTACTTCATGTTGTCCTTGTTAATACCCGGACCATCCTCTCCTGGGAATAATATTGATGTTTATCTACAGCCTCTAGTTAAAGAATTGACCGAATTGTGGGATTTTGGCATTCAAACTTATGATGcatcccaaaaagaaaattttcaattgcatgCAGCTCTGTTGTGGACCATTAGTGATTTCCCTGGATATGCAATGTTATCTGGCTGGAGCACTAAAG ATAGTAAGCATAAATTTAGAAAGCAAGCCCAATTCTTTGATGGCACCGAAGAACATGGAAAGCGACCACCATTGCAAACCGGGGATATGATTGTGAGTGAATTGGGAGACTtgcaaattaaatttggaaaacttGTGAAAGGTAATCCGAAGCTGCCTTTCAATTGGAAAAAGAGGAGTATTTTCTTTGACTTGCCATATTGGAAAGATAATGTCTTAAGACACAATCTTGACTTCATGCACATTGAGAAGAATGTTTGTGAAAATATTTGGGGGACATTGCTGGATATTGAGGATAAAGCAAAGGACCATTATAATTCCCGCCGTGATTTGAGAGAAATGGGAATAAGAAAAGAGCTGCATCCCATTGAGACAGAACCTGGAAAGGTGTACTTACCTCCATCTTCCTTTGCAATGgataaaaaacagaaaactatGTTTTGCAATGTGCTAAAAAAGTGA